The proteins below are encoded in one region of Elgaria multicarinata webbii isolate HBS135686 ecotype San Diego chromosome 8, rElgMul1.1.pri, whole genome shotgun sequence:
- the MMS19 gene encoding MMS19 nucleotide excision repair protein homolog isoform X2: MAAGGAGVDVGTAATPLQGWERESAAREAAEGVKAGTCTILDVVETLGSPLENADPRMRTRGIQMLSEVLLQCYFLLQEQEVTHLVLFYENRLKDHHLVIPSVLQGLKALSMSAVLSPGLAVSVLKAIFQEVHVQSLLQLDRHTVYSIITNFMSSREAELKSLGADFTFGFIQVMDGEKDPRNLLIAFQIVRDIIVKGYVLGPFAEELFEVTSCYFPIDFTPPPNDPHGIQRGDLIVSLRAVLTSTPVFAEFLLPLLIEKMDSDVQSAKLDSLQTLNAACMIYGQKELKEFLPSLWSSLRREVFQTASEKIEAEGLSALRALSTCLSRLVLSSDDDDLLDSFLRSVLQDCRHHLCEPDMKLVWPSAKLLQAAAGASLRAYYQITSVVLPLLVEQYTKHVQSSQHRTILEVLLGFLELRQKWGPEEEDKSPLLCSKDSLCSMVFSALNEPNVQLQLVGIRTLTFLGSLQGLLTLPDVEKLVDHLAQFILHEEDSQTSLAAMEAAGTLAPLYPEAFSRCLVRRLSEGLYSELQEGSPPSQQEHCLQALAAVSTHPSIVRETVPVLLQHLQQVQKGQMPADIQSVVSVCQSLQQVALQCQQDAQSYWYFHQAVVPCLVGLAVQAAMQENSHTTVSKLLLKEEALSAMVLVISAACMHLSPELAAQSVSKVVPLFLDGELSFLPGNSFASTFQPFQDGQCPTANQRRLVALLMAFVCSLPRNVPIPKQDRLLCELLALSCSCDCSFTATSAAKCFAGLVNKHPAGPDLDQLLGIAVNKLEQGLKEGPYQSQALTLLLWVSKALLLRYHPLTTQLTDKLLVLLGDTVLGPAVGDGFALLMADSPDVLGKSCHAEVRLMFRQRFFTECVPQLVKGFHTAAPGVKANYLKGLSHILNHLPKPVLVTELPTLLPLLVEALSCPDRVVQLSTLHCLQPLLLDAPHVMSLHIDTLVGKFLSLTDSPAMTIRISALQCLHALASFPTPVVIPCRPRVIKALAKPLDDKKRLVRKEAVTARGEWFLLGTPGR; the protein is encoded by the exons ATGGCGGCCGGAGGGGCTGGTGTGGATGTGGGAACGGCTGCGACCCCTTTGCAGGGCTGGGAACGGGAAAGCGCGGCCAGAGAGGCGGCGGAAG gCGTGAAAGCTGGGACGTGCACCATCTTAGATGTTGTAGAAACCTTGGG ATCTCCTCTTGAGAATGCAGACCCTCGGATGCGTACACGAGGCATCCAGATGCTCTCCGAAGTCCTCCTGCAGTGCTATTTCCTACTCCAAGAGCAGGAAG TGACCCATCTTGTCTTGTTCTATGAGAACCGGCTGAAAGATCATCACCTTGTCATTCCCTCTGTGCTGCAAGGACTCAAAGCTCTG AGTATGTCTGCAGTGTTGTCTCCAGGCCTGGCAGTGTCTGTTCTCAAAGCCATCTTCCAGGAGGTTCATGTCCAG TCTTTGCTGCAACTGGATCGCCATACAGTCTACAGTATTATCACTAACTTCATGAGCAGCCGAGAGGCAG AGCTGAAAAGTTTGGGTGCTGATTTCACCTTTGGCTTCATCCAGGTGATGGATGGGGAGAAGGACCCACGCAACCTGCTAATAGCCTTCCAGATTGTCAGAGATATCATTGTGAAGGGCTATGTGCTAG GGCCCTTCGCAGAGGAGCTGTTTGAGGTTACTTCCTGCTATTTTCCCATCGACTTTACACCT CCCCCCAATGATCCTCATGGAATCCAGAGAGGAGACTTGATTGTCAGCCTGCGGGCAGTGCTGACCTCCACCCCCGTGTTTGCTGAG TTCCTGCTCCCCTTGCTCATTGAGAAAATGGACTCTGATGTACAAAGTGCCAAGCTGGACTCTCTACAAACCCTG AATGCTGCCTGCATGATCTACGGACAGAAAGAACTGAAGGAATTCCTCCCTAGCCTCTGGTCATCCCTgcgcagagag GTGTTCCAGACAGCAAGTGAGAAGATTGAAGCAGAAGGTCTGTCCGCTTTGCGTGCTCTGTCAACATGTCTGTCCCGCTTGGTGCTCAGTTCCGATGATGATGATCTGCTCGATTCCTTTCTTAGAAGTGTTCTGCAAG ATTGCAGACACCATCTGTGTGAGCCTGATATGAAGCTGGTGTGGCCGAGTGCCAAGCTCTTGCAAGCAGCTGCAGGTGCCTCTTTGCGGGCCTATTACCAGATCACGAGTGTCGTACTTCCCTTGCTGGTGGAACAGTATACCAAACATGTGCAG AGTAGCCAGCACAGGACAATCTTGGAGGTGCTACTTGGTTTCTTGGAGTTGCGGCAGAAGTGGGGTCCTGAGGAGGAAG ACAAGAGTCCGCTGCTTTGCTCGAAAGACTCTCTGTGTTCCATGGTGTTCTCTGCCCTTAACGAGCCCAATGTGCAGCTTCAATTAGTTGGGATCCGAACTCTGACCTTTCTAGGATCACTACAAG GGCTCCTGACCCTCCCAGATGTGGAGAAGCTTGTGGACCACCTTGCACAGTTCATCCTGCATGAGGAGGATTCCCAAACCAG CTTAGCAGCTATGGAGGCTGCTGGCACCCTGGCTCCTCTCTACCCAGAGGCCTTCAGCAGGTGCTTGGTTCGGAGGCTTTCAGAAGGGTTGTATTCAG AACTTCAAGAGGGCAGCCCTCCGTCCCAGCAGGAACATTGCTTGCAGGCCCTGGCAGCAGTGTCCACTCACCCCAGTATAGTGAGGGAGACTGTTCCAGTCCTCCTGCAGCACCTCCAGCAGGTTCAGAAAG GCCAAATGCCAGCAGACATCCAGTCTGTGGTGTCTGTGTGCCAGAGCCTGCAGCAAGTGGCATTGCAGTGCCAGCAAGATGCTCAGAGCTATTGGTACTTTCACCAGGCTGTGGTGCCCTGCTTGGTGGGCTTAGCAGTGCAGGCTGCTATGCAAG AGAATTCCCACACAACAGTAAGCAAACTGCTACTGAAGGAGGAAGCCTTATCAGCCATGGTACTGGTCATCAGTGCTGCCTGTATGCACTTAAGCCCAGA GCTGGCTGCCCAGAGTGTCTCCAAAGTGGTACCCCTCTTCCTAGACGGAGAGCTCTCCTTCCTGCCTGGAAACAGCTTTGCCAGCACTTTCCAGCCCTTCCAG GATGGGCAGTGTCCAACGGCAAACCAGAGAAGACTTGTTGCTCTCCTCATGGCCTTTGTCTGCTCGCTGCCAAGAAAT GTTCCAATTCCTAAGCAGGACCGGTTGCTTTGTGAGCTGCTAGCCCTGAGCTGTTCCTGTGACTGCTCCTTCACTGCCACTTCTGCTGCCAAATGCTTTGCAGGACTGGTTAACAAACATCCAGCAG GGCCTGACTTAGATCAGCTCTTGGGAATAGCCGTGAACAAGCTGGAGCAAGGCCTGAAGGAGGGTCCCTATCAAAGCCAGGCCCTCACTCTGCTGCTGTGG GTGAGCAAGGCTTTGTTGCTGCGCTACCACCCACTAACCACACAACTGACCGACAAG CTTCTCGTGCTCTTAGGGGACACAGTCCTTGGCCCTGCAGTGGGCGATGGCTTTGCCTTGCTCATGGCCGACTCCCCGGATGTGCTGGGCAAGAGCTGCCATGCTGAGGTGCGCCTCATGTTCCGCCAGCGCTTCTTCACAGAATGCGTGCCACAGTTGGTGAAAGGTTTCCACACAGCTGCCCCTG GTGTGAAAGCAAATTACCTGAAAGGCCTTTCTCACATACTGAACCACCTGCCCAAGCCAGTGCTAGTGACAGAGTTGCCTACG ttgctgcctctgttggtgGAAGCTCTGTCATGTCCTGACCGTGTGGTTCAGCTATCAACTTTGCACTGTCTGCAGCCATTATTGCTTGATGCACCCCATGTAATGAGTCTGCATATTGACACGCTTGTGGGGAAATTCCTCAGTTTGACCGACAGCCCTGCCATG ACAATCCGCATTTCTGCACTTCAGTGCCTCCATGCACTTGCCTCCTTCCCCACGCCAGTG GTGATCCCCTGCAGACCACGGGTAATTAAGGCACTGGCCAAACCTTTGGATGACAAGAAGCGGCTGGTGAGGAAGGAGGCTGTGACAGCACGAGGAGAATG GTTTCTGCTCGGAACACCTGGCAGGTGA
- the MMS19 gene encoding MMS19 nucleotide excision repair protein homolog isoform X1: MAAGGAGVDVGTAATPLQGWERESAAREAAEGVKAGTCTILDVVETLGSPLENADPRMRTRGIQMLSEVLLQCYFLLQEQEVTHLVLFYENRLKDHHLVIPSVLQGLKALSMSAVLSPGLAVSVLKAIFQEVHVQSLLQLDRHTVYSIITNFMSSREAELKSLGADFTFGFIQVMDGEKDPRNLLIAFQIVRDIIVKGYVLGPFAEELFEVTSCYFPIDFTPPPNDPHGIQRGDLIVSLRAVLTSTPVFAEFLLPLLIEKMDSDVQSAKLDSLQTLNAACMIYGQKELKEFLPSLWSSLRREVFQTASEKIEAEGLSALRALSTCLSRLVLSSDDDDLLDSFLRSVLQDCRHHLCEPDMKLVWPSAKLLQAAAGASLRAYYQITSVVLPLLVEQYTKHVQSSQHRTILEVLLGFLELRQKWGPEEEDKSPLLCSKDSLCSMVFSALNEPNVQLQLVGIRTLTFLGSLQGLLTLPDVEKLVDHLAQFILHEEDSQTSLAAMEAAGTLAPLYPEAFSRCLVRRLSEGLYSELQEGSPPSQQEHCLQALAAVSTHPSIVRETVPVLLQHLQQVQKGQMPADIQSVVSVCQSLQQVALQCQQDAQSYWYFHQAVVPCLVGLAVQAAMQENSHTTVSKLLLKEEALSAMVLVISAACMHLSPELAAQSVSKVVPLFLDGELSFLPGNSFASTFQPFQDGQCPTANQRRLVALLMAFVCSLPRNVPIPKQDRLLCELLALSCSCDCSFTATSAAKCFAGLVNKHPAGPDLDQLLGIAVNKLEQGLKEGPYQSQALTLLLWVSLCHFAPTSLQVIEFSVPFFPLQVSKALLLRYHPLTTQLTDKLLVLLGDTVLGPAVGDGFALLMADSPDVLGKSCHAEVRLMFRQRFFTECVPQLVKGFHTAAPGVKANYLKGLSHILNHLPKPVLVTELPTLLPLLVEALSCPDRVVQLSTLHCLQPLLLDAPHVMSLHIDTLVGKFLSLTDSPAMTIRISALQCLHALASFPTPVVIPCRPRVIKALAKPLDDKKRLVRKEAVTARGEWFLLGTPGR, translated from the exons ATGGCGGCCGGAGGGGCTGGTGTGGATGTGGGAACGGCTGCGACCCCTTTGCAGGGCTGGGAACGGGAAAGCGCGGCCAGAGAGGCGGCGGAAG gCGTGAAAGCTGGGACGTGCACCATCTTAGATGTTGTAGAAACCTTGGG ATCTCCTCTTGAGAATGCAGACCCTCGGATGCGTACACGAGGCATCCAGATGCTCTCCGAAGTCCTCCTGCAGTGCTATTTCCTACTCCAAGAGCAGGAAG TGACCCATCTTGTCTTGTTCTATGAGAACCGGCTGAAAGATCATCACCTTGTCATTCCCTCTGTGCTGCAAGGACTCAAAGCTCTG AGTATGTCTGCAGTGTTGTCTCCAGGCCTGGCAGTGTCTGTTCTCAAAGCCATCTTCCAGGAGGTTCATGTCCAG TCTTTGCTGCAACTGGATCGCCATACAGTCTACAGTATTATCACTAACTTCATGAGCAGCCGAGAGGCAG AGCTGAAAAGTTTGGGTGCTGATTTCACCTTTGGCTTCATCCAGGTGATGGATGGGGAGAAGGACCCACGCAACCTGCTAATAGCCTTCCAGATTGTCAGAGATATCATTGTGAAGGGCTATGTGCTAG GGCCCTTCGCAGAGGAGCTGTTTGAGGTTACTTCCTGCTATTTTCCCATCGACTTTACACCT CCCCCCAATGATCCTCATGGAATCCAGAGAGGAGACTTGATTGTCAGCCTGCGGGCAGTGCTGACCTCCACCCCCGTGTTTGCTGAG TTCCTGCTCCCCTTGCTCATTGAGAAAATGGACTCTGATGTACAAAGTGCCAAGCTGGACTCTCTACAAACCCTG AATGCTGCCTGCATGATCTACGGACAGAAAGAACTGAAGGAATTCCTCCCTAGCCTCTGGTCATCCCTgcgcagagag GTGTTCCAGACAGCAAGTGAGAAGATTGAAGCAGAAGGTCTGTCCGCTTTGCGTGCTCTGTCAACATGTCTGTCCCGCTTGGTGCTCAGTTCCGATGATGATGATCTGCTCGATTCCTTTCTTAGAAGTGTTCTGCAAG ATTGCAGACACCATCTGTGTGAGCCTGATATGAAGCTGGTGTGGCCGAGTGCCAAGCTCTTGCAAGCAGCTGCAGGTGCCTCTTTGCGGGCCTATTACCAGATCACGAGTGTCGTACTTCCCTTGCTGGTGGAACAGTATACCAAACATGTGCAG AGTAGCCAGCACAGGACAATCTTGGAGGTGCTACTTGGTTTCTTGGAGTTGCGGCAGAAGTGGGGTCCTGAGGAGGAAG ACAAGAGTCCGCTGCTTTGCTCGAAAGACTCTCTGTGTTCCATGGTGTTCTCTGCCCTTAACGAGCCCAATGTGCAGCTTCAATTAGTTGGGATCCGAACTCTGACCTTTCTAGGATCACTACAAG GGCTCCTGACCCTCCCAGATGTGGAGAAGCTTGTGGACCACCTTGCACAGTTCATCCTGCATGAGGAGGATTCCCAAACCAG CTTAGCAGCTATGGAGGCTGCTGGCACCCTGGCTCCTCTCTACCCAGAGGCCTTCAGCAGGTGCTTGGTTCGGAGGCTTTCAGAAGGGTTGTATTCAG AACTTCAAGAGGGCAGCCCTCCGTCCCAGCAGGAACATTGCTTGCAGGCCCTGGCAGCAGTGTCCACTCACCCCAGTATAGTGAGGGAGACTGTTCCAGTCCTCCTGCAGCACCTCCAGCAGGTTCAGAAAG GCCAAATGCCAGCAGACATCCAGTCTGTGGTGTCTGTGTGCCAGAGCCTGCAGCAAGTGGCATTGCAGTGCCAGCAAGATGCTCAGAGCTATTGGTACTTTCACCAGGCTGTGGTGCCCTGCTTGGTGGGCTTAGCAGTGCAGGCTGCTATGCAAG AGAATTCCCACACAACAGTAAGCAAACTGCTACTGAAGGAGGAAGCCTTATCAGCCATGGTACTGGTCATCAGTGCTGCCTGTATGCACTTAAGCCCAGA GCTGGCTGCCCAGAGTGTCTCCAAAGTGGTACCCCTCTTCCTAGACGGAGAGCTCTCCTTCCTGCCTGGAAACAGCTTTGCCAGCACTTTCCAGCCCTTCCAG GATGGGCAGTGTCCAACGGCAAACCAGAGAAGACTTGTTGCTCTCCTCATGGCCTTTGTCTGCTCGCTGCCAAGAAAT GTTCCAATTCCTAAGCAGGACCGGTTGCTTTGTGAGCTGCTAGCCCTGAGCTGTTCCTGTGACTGCTCCTTCACTGCCACTTCTGCTGCCAAATGCTTTGCAGGACTGGTTAACAAACATCCAGCAG GGCCTGACTTAGATCAGCTCTTGGGAATAGCCGTGAACAAGCTGGAGCAAGGCCTGAAGGAGGGTCCCTATCAAAGCCAGGCCCTCACTCTGCTGCTGTGGGTAAGTTTGTGCCATTTTGCCCCAACCTCTCTGCAAGTAATAGAGTTTAGTGTGCCATTTTTCCCCCTGCAGGTGAGCAAGGCTTTGTTGCTGCGCTACCACCCACTAACCACACAACTGACCGACAAG CTTCTCGTGCTCTTAGGGGACACAGTCCTTGGCCCTGCAGTGGGCGATGGCTTTGCCTTGCTCATGGCCGACTCCCCGGATGTGCTGGGCAAGAGCTGCCATGCTGAGGTGCGCCTCATGTTCCGCCAGCGCTTCTTCACAGAATGCGTGCCACAGTTGGTGAAAGGTTTCCACACAGCTGCCCCTG GTGTGAAAGCAAATTACCTGAAAGGCCTTTCTCACATACTGAACCACCTGCCCAAGCCAGTGCTAGTGACAGAGTTGCCTACG ttgctgcctctgttggtgGAAGCTCTGTCATGTCCTGACCGTGTGGTTCAGCTATCAACTTTGCACTGTCTGCAGCCATTATTGCTTGATGCACCCCATGTAATGAGTCTGCATATTGACACGCTTGTGGGGAAATTCCTCAGTTTGACCGACAGCCCTGCCATG ACAATCCGCATTTCTGCACTTCAGTGCCTCCATGCACTTGCCTCCTTCCCCACGCCAGTG GTGATCCCCTGCAGACCACGGGTAATTAAGGCACTGGCCAAACCTTTGGATGACAAGAAGCGGCTGGTGAGGAAGGAGGCTGTGACAGCACGAGGAGAATG GTTTCTGCTCGGAACACCTGGCAGGTGA